In Solanum pennellii chromosome 3, SPENNV200, a single window of DNA contains:
- the LOC107013985 gene encoding protein yippee-like, translating to MGRLFVLTLEGNIYSCKHCGTHLALSENIVSKSFQCRHGKAYLFRKVVNVTSGEIENRMMMTGMHTVADIFCVCCGSNVGWKYVSME from the exons ATGGGGAGATTATTTGTGTTGACTCTTGAAGGAAACATATACAGCTGCAAGCACTGTGGAACTCATCTTGCCCTTTCTGAAAACATTGTTTCCAAG TCTTTCCAGTGCAGACATGGGAAGGCTTATCTCTTCAGGAAGGT GGTGAATGTCACTTCTGGTGAGATAGAAAATAGAATGATGATGACTGGTATGCACACTGTGGCAGACATTTTCTGTGTCTGTTGTGGGTCAAATGTTGGATGGAAATATGTGAGTATGGAGTGA